A single Bacillus sp. HMF5848 DNA region contains:
- a CDS encoding endospore germination permease, whose product MKPLTEKLSLWQTIVLIYIFEAGSAIVIGVGGDAKQDAWIAIFIATLIGVGIILFFSYLLSKLPGKNLFEIFEICFGKWIGKAITILYIVYFFYIAARVIRDFGELTVSAILTHTPIEFLIIVMMIVIIYIVYLGIEVLGRTAEVFIPYLLFFVLFISVSIVFTGEFSFDRIKPILPEGVGPIIKAIFPQLITFPFGELIVFMLLLPYVTKQKEARWASAIGVAIGGFVLVLSTFTEIATLGPVIRERSNFPLLSAAREISLLNFIERVDLVIVFIVMFAIVVKVSIFFYGGLKGLEVVFNKPYRVFALPMGMIVAYFSIVISASYTEHIEEGLKFVPFYLHLPMQFGIPLLLLPFVIWHSKKGKRPVDKQDTKKESTST is encoded by the coding sequence ATGAAGCCACTCACTGAAAAGTTGTCATTGTGGCAGACGATTGTACTTATCTACATTTTCGAAGCAGGGAGCGCCATTGTTATTGGGGTTGGTGGCGATGCGAAGCAGGATGCATGGATCGCAATCTTTATAGCTACTCTTATCGGTGTGGGTATCATTCTTTTCTTTTCATATTTACTAAGTAAGTTACCTGGTAAGAACTTATTTGAGATCTTTGAAATATGCTTTGGAAAATGGATAGGAAAAGCTATTACCATACTTTATATTGTATATTTCTTTTATATCGCAGCACGTGTAATACGAGATTTTGGTGAATTAACTGTTTCCGCTATTTTAACGCATACACCAATAGAATTTCTCATTATTGTGATGATGATTGTTATTATCTATATTGTTTACCTTGGCATAGAGGTACTCGGCCGCACAGCAGAAGTCTTTATTCCTTATTTACTGTTTTTTGTTCTTTTCATTAGTGTTTCCATTGTTTTTACAGGTGAATTTTCATTTGACAGAATCAAACCAATATTACCAGAAGGTGTAGGGCCCATCATAAAAGCGATATTCCCTCAGCTTATAACCTTTCCTTTTGGTGAGCTTATAGTTTTTATGCTTTTACTGCCTTACGTAACTAAGCAAAAGGAAGCACGGTGGGCGAGTGCCATCGGAGTTGCCATTGGTGGATTTGTTTTAGTGCTTTCTACATTCACTGAAATTGCAACACTAGGTCCGGTTATTAGAGAGCGCTCAAACTTTCCCTTATTATCTGCAGCACGTGAAATTTCATTATTAAATTTTATTGAGCGTGTTGATCTCGTCATTGTTTTTATCGTAATGTTTGCCATTGTTGTGAAGGTTTCCATATTTTTCTACGGAGGGTTAAAAGGACTTGAGGTTGTATTTAATAAACCGTATCGTGTGTTTGCTCTCCCCATGGGTATGATTGTCGCTTATTTCTCTATCGTCATCAGTGCTAGTTATACTGAGCATATTGAAGAGGGGCTGAAGTTTGTTCCATTTTACCTTCATCTTCCTATGCAGTTTGGTATTCCCCTTTTGCTTTTGCCGTTTGTCATTTGGCATAGCAAAAAAGGAAAACGACCTGTTGACAAACAAGATACAAAAAAGGAGTCCACATCAACATGA
- a CDS encoding spore germination protein: MNIFQQMLSSFNQKQKKDTTSEELIPNIVGNKNLSEKLSENTTIIEETFGNTVDFSSEKIRVGNQEGTIFYLGSMIAKKQLTDHLVLPLSKATLHDIEVVSETDLEALRLKLFSGISHNYVTKLHEVVWQMLSGFVVMIVDNCQTALSIEIGDIEYRSIVEPSTQTILRGPKDGFTESIQTNISLIRRRIKNPRLQFEEYVVGKDSRTTVTLSYVDGIVNQDILNELRTRIRKIKVTGIYDSGNIEEYIQDKSFTPFPLIFNTERPDTTAANLLEGKIVILVDGSPFVLTLPAVLPDFLESAEDYYQPFFMGSFLRLIRYLAFMLSLLLPSLYVAITTFHHELMPTQLLISVQAQREGVPFPAVVEVLIMEITFEVLREAGIRMPRAVGQTVSIVGALVIGQAAVEAGLVSNVLVIIVALTAIASFVSPIYNFSISTRLLRFLFIFAASILGLYGVLLLLIVMVVHLVSLRSFGVPYLAPVAPFIIESQKDVMIRFPIWANKERPKYLQPEAPLKVENQPPPSPPKQEDDSS, encoded by the coding sequence ATGAACATTTTCCAGCAAATGCTTTCTTCCTTCAACCAAAAACAAAAAAAAGATACGACAAGTGAAGAGCTCATTCCTAATATTGTTGGAAATAAGAATTTGTCTGAAAAGTTGTCTGAAAATACAACAATCATAGAAGAGACATTTGGAAACACAGTTGATTTTTCCTCTGAAAAAATAAGAGTTGGTAACCAAGAAGGCACTATCTTTTATTTAGGCAGTATGATCGCTAAGAAACAATTAACTGACCATCTTGTCTTGCCACTATCAAAAGCAACCCTACATGATATAGAAGTAGTATCAGAGACTGACTTAGAGGCGTTACGGCTCAAGCTTTTTTCTGGTATATCACATAATTATGTCACGAAATTACACGAGGTTGTTTGGCAAATGCTAAGTGGGTTTGTCGTTATGATTGTTGACAACTGCCAAACAGCGTTATCAATAGAAATAGGAGATATTGAGTATCGATCCATTGTAGAACCGAGCACCCAAACCATTTTAAGGGGACCTAAAGATGGTTTTACAGAATCAATTCAAACAAACATAAGTCTTATACGACGGCGCATAAAAAATCCTAGGCTACAGTTTGAAGAGTATGTTGTAGGAAAGGATTCTCGAACAACAGTTACATTGTCATATGTGGATGGCATTGTAAATCAAGATATTTTAAATGAATTACGAACCCGTATAAGAAAAATAAAAGTAACAGGTATTTATGATTCTGGTAACATTGAGGAATACATCCAAGATAAGAGCTTTACTCCGTTCCCACTTATTTTTAATACGGAACGGCCCGACACTACAGCAGCAAATCTTTTAGAAGGAAAAATAGTTATATTAGTAGACGGTAGTCCCTTTGTATTAACATTGCCTGCTGTACTGCCAGATTTTCTCGAGTCAGCAGAAGACTATTACCAACCATTCTTTATGGGTAGCTTTTTAAGGCTCATTCGTTACTTAGCATTTATGTTGTCATTACTACTACCATCGTTGTATGTAGCAATCACAACTTTTCATCATGAGCTGATGCCAACGCAACTTTTAATTAGTGTACAGGCTCAACGTGAAGGTGTCCCTTTTCCCGCTGTCGTAGAAGTATTAATAATGGAAATAACGTTTGAAGTTTTACGTGAAGCTGGGATAAGAATGCCACGTGCCGTTGGTCAAACGGTTTCTATTGTAGGTGCATTAGTCATTGGACAAGCAGCTGTTGAGGCGGGGCTTGTCTCAAACGTACTAGTTATTATCGTTGCCCTTACAGCAATAGCAAGCTTTGTATCTCCTATCTATAATTTTTCAATATCAACACGGCTGTTACGGTTTTTATTTATTTTTGCAGCCTCAATTTTAGGTCTTTACGGTGTGCTTTTATTATTAATTGTCATGGTAGTGCATTTAGTAAGCTTACGGTCTTTTGGTGTACCATACTTAGCACCCGTTGCGCCCTTTATAATTGAAAGCCAGAAAGATGTAATGATACGGTTCCCAATCTGGGCAAATAAAGAACGACCAAAGTATTTGCAACCAGAAGCACCATTGAAGGTAGAAAATCAACCTCCTCCTTCGCCCCCTAAGCAAGAGGATGATTCATCATGA
- a CDS encoding methyl-accepting chemotaxis protein, whose protein sequence is MVSNLRELIQSSSSIASTVEETSDTLKDMIEQTSQSIEQVSAAVEQIAAGANDQAKQAGDGVEYGDILHQGVTNLKAAADNMQQQAITMKTHNERGVETVTSLVSKQKQSEQSINNIQQNIQSLSHRVDSIQSLTTLITDIAEQTNLLALNASIEAARAGEHGKGFAVVATEVRKLAEQSHKAAADVRTVITEITSDMESSVQAAQTAMESFNVQSAAGHDTATIFEELNDATMKTVSQIENVYESLATLDTSKNDVISSLSNISSVTEETTASVEEVSASMEEQTASMQEINASMSSLFNKALELKSAIQRFKI, encoded by the coding sequence ATGGTTAGTAATCTACGCGAGCTTATTCAGTCATCATCCTCTATTGCTTCTACGGTTGAGGAAACAAGTGACACGTTGAAAGACATGATTGAGCAAACCTCTCAATCTATTGAGCAAGTATCCGCTGCCGTTGAACAAATTGCCGCTGGAGCGAATGACCAGGCTAAACAAGCTGGCGATGGCGTCGAATATGGCGACATTCTTCACCAAGGTGTTACCAACCTAAAAGCAGCTGCTGATAATATGCAACAACAAGCCATTACGATGAAGACGCACAATGAGCGTGGAGTAGAAACGGTAACAAGTCTTGTTTCTAAACAAAAGCAAAGTGAACAATCTATCAATAATATTCAACAAAACATTCAAAGCTTATCTCATCGCGTAGATAGTATTCAGTCGTTAACAACTCTTATCACAGATATTGCTGAGCAAACAAATTTATTAGCTCTAAATGCTTCCATTGAGGCAGCACGTGCCGGTGAACACGGCAAAGGCTTCGCTGTAGTGGCAACAGAGGTTCGTAAGCTAGCAGAACAATCCCACAAAGCCGCAGCTGATGTTCGAACAGTCATTACAGAAATCACGTCAGATATGGAATCATCTGTTCAAGCCGCTCAAACGGCAATGGAAAGCTTCAACGTACAAAGTGCTGCAGGCCATGATACAGCTACTATCTTTGAAGAGCTGAACGATGCCACTATGAAAACAGTATCACAAATCGAGAACGTGTATGAAAGTTTAGCTACTCTTGATACTTCTAAAAATGATGTTATTTCTTCACTTAGTAACATTAGTAGCGTTACAGAAGAAACAACCGCTTCCGTTGAAGAAGTATCTGCTTCTATGGAGGAACAAACGGCTTCTATGCAGGAGATTAATGCGAGTATGTCGAGTTTATTTAATAAAGCTTTGGAATTAAAAAGTGCGATTCAACGGTTTAAAATATAA
- a CDS encoding PAS domain-containing sensor histidine kinase, with protein sequence MLVSVLILMIGLIPLVLGIGLLQLYKGNQLTVPLFIYMLLITFWQIDLAVLYMGEILPKDSILTLFKLFRIGPTFSVPLVLYMAHLAVRNNPIPANKTFIYKLFRAVVNRKGIALVLAWSIIVYIVNWTPYGIKDIYEINTSSASYFFPEYGPLSFLYSIHISMIVFSLLLVRIAARNIYNQHLQQFMKKFSLYSLVLFMTGLLNFLPNTGYIISNAGVIVYSAIIIYAFVNMNSQLSLRYNELMERQKKMDYTGNLVASLMHELKNITCIIKGYHKLIAETKTLEKSVDDRLQKVEAAVSQLESLINNYSEYIKDSGFKLKVVDLNKVIRQSMNLSSEFTNPKDIQVTFIEKSKHVKAYINEAYVQQVFINLIKNSSEAIAQDRDKRTITIQIDVNHDKVIVDIIDSGHGIEEMNWEQLFSPFSSTKETGMGLGLAFCKKVMFEHRGDIRVVKSDDTGTHFQLTIPHF encoded by the coding sequence TTGCTCGTATCTGTGTTAATTCTCATGATTGGACTTATCCCTCTTGTGCTAGGGATAGGATTATTACAATTATATAAAGGAAATCAACTTACTGTTCCGTTATTTATATATATGCTTTTAATTACATTTTGGCAAATTGATCTTGCTGTATTATACATGGGGGAAATTTTACCAAAAGATTCTATTCTAACTTTGTTTAAATTGTTTAGAATAGGTCCAACCTTTTCTGTTCCTTTAGTTCTATATATGGCGCACCTTGCCGTGAGAAACAACCCGATACCAGCAAATAAGACGTTTATTTATAAACTGTTTCGTGCAGTTGTAAATAGGAAAGGAATCGCTCTTGTTCTTGCATGGAGTATAATAGTCTACATTGTTAATTGGACGCCTTACGGGATCAAGGATATATATGAAATCAATACATCATCTGCATCATATTTTTTTCCAGAGTACGGACCGTTATCCTTTCTATACTCAATACATATTAGCATGATAGTTTTCAGCCTTCTTCTTGTACGTATTGCTGCGCGGAATATCTATAACCAACATTTGCAGCAATTTATGAAAAAGTTCTCTCTGTATTCTTTAGTGTTATTCATGACAGGATTGCTGAACTTTTTACCAAATACCGGCTACATTATTAGTAATGCAGGAGTTATTGTATATTCAGCTATTATTATTTATGCGTTCGTAAATATGAATTCACAGTTATCATTGCGTTACAATGAATTAATGGAACGTCAAAAAAAAATGGATTACACGGGGAACTTAGTCGCTAGTTTAATGCACGAACTAAAAAATATCACTTGTATTATTAAAGGCTACCATAAACTTATAGCAGAGACTAAAACGCTTGAGAAGAGTGTAGATGACCGACTTCAAAAAGTAGAGGCGGCGGTAAGTCAACTAGAAAGTTTAATTAATAATTACTCTGAATACATAAAAGACAGTGGGTTTAAATTGAAAGTAGTAGATTTGAATAAAGTGATACGGCAATCTATGAACTTATCATCTGAGTTTACCAATCCTAAAGATATACAAGTAACTTTTATTGAAAAATCTAAGCATGTTAAAGCATATATAAATGAAGCATATGTCCAGCAAGTGTTTATTAATTTAATAAAAAATAGTAGTGAAGCTATTGCGCAGGATAGAGACAAACGAACTATTACGATTCAGATTGATGTGAATCATGACAAGGTAATCGTTGATATAATTGATAGTGGGCATGGAATTGAGGAGATGAACTGGGAGCAGTTATTTAGTCCATTCTCATCGACGAAAGAAACAGGAATGGGATTAGGGTTAGCGTTTTGTAAAAAAGTAATGTTTGAGCACCGCGGCGATATTCGTGTTGTAAAAAGCGATGACACTGGTACGCACTTTCAACTTACCATTCCTCATTTTTAA
- a CDS encoding DUF1287 domain-containing protein, with amino-acid sequence MIKKFIVLVFVLVTVFVLFYRNGIALDSLGFHFENPFKSAIDVPVAYSQVDSNNNGVADPIDIVVAARQEVKQRTKYESNYYAGGYPPENEGVCTDVIWRGLLGADIYLKDLMDEDIKQNINVYPRVNGKPDPNIDFRRVPNQYVFLERFTSSLTTELIPYDIDNLIEWQPGDIVVFLDGYHHIAIVSDKRAKDGTPYVIHNNPPFAAEVKLTSMTTPIAGHYRWEY; translated from the coding sequence TTGATTAAAAAATTCATAGTACTAGTCTTTGTTTTAGTCACTGTATTTGTTTTATTTTATCGAAATGGGATAGCTTTAGATTCTCTTGGATTTCATTTTGAAAATCCATTTAAAAGTGCTATTGATGTTCCTGTCGCTTATTCACAAGTTGATAGTAATAATAATGGGGTTGCTGATCCTATAGATATTGTAGTTGCCGCGCGACAAGAGGTGAAGCAACGCACAAAATACGAAAGCAATTATTATGCAGGGGGATACCCACCTGAAAATGAAGGTGTGTGTACCGATGTTATTTGGCGTGGACTTTTAGGTGCTGATATATATTTAAAGGACCTTATGGATGAGGATATAAAACAGAACATTAATGTGTATCCTCGTGTGAATGGCAAGCCCGATCCTAACATTGATTTTCGTCGCGTTCCCAATCAATACGTATTTCTTGAACGGTTCACATCCTCGCTCACAACTGAACTGATACCATATGATATTGATAATTTAATAGAATGGCAGCCTGGGGATATTGTGGTGTTTTTAGATGGCTACCATCATATTGCCATCGTATCAGATAAGCGTGCAAAAGACGGTACACCGTATGTCATTCATAACAATCCACCGTTTGCGGCTGAAGTAAAGCTTACATCAATGACGACACCTATCGCAGGACATTATCGTTGGGAGTACTAG
- a CDS encoding von Willebrand factor type A domain-containing protein, giving the protein MKSIRNSTIIVILSFTLAACGGNQESNSEEPLQSKKSMDTATTEESMAMPEPGRPALPNDAEYDAMYFENYGTNPFIATEDDPLSTFAIDVDTGSYSLVRQYIEQGSLPPKEAVRVEEFVNYFPIDIQSTNDDTFTTLIDSISSPFGENYDLVRMTVKGKDIPIESRKPANLIFVVDVSGSMQEGNRLELVKKSLRLLTSQLQEGDTIGLVTYGSSAQIEFPPTTVTEKDEIFSAIDSLHPGGSTYAEEGLQLGYSLAREYLIDGGINRVILCSDGVANVGKTSADGILKTVAQYAEEDITLSAFGFGMGNYNDVLMEQLADKGNGNYAYIDSFSEARRIFTEALTGTLQTIANDVKIQVEFNPAFVDRYRLLGYENRDVRDEDFRNDEADGGEVGAGHTVTALYEVRVKQPTEGPIGTMHIRWNHVEDNDVEERSLPIELKQHKTDETLFLAAVAEFAEIMRDSYWAKESSLKDVLALLETVNLDDEEKLKFVGLVKNTIAIEESLYQ; this is encoded by the coding sequence ATGAAAAGCATCAGAAACAGTACCATCATTGTAATTCTATCTTTTACATTAGCGGCATGTGGGGGAAACCAGGAATCTAATTCCGAAGAACCACTACAGTCTAAGAAATCAATGGATACGGCCACAACAGAAGAAAGCATGGCTATGCCAGAGCCAGGTCGCCCTGCTCTTCCAAATGACGCTGAGTACGACGCCATGTATTTTGAGAATTACGGTACCAATCCTTTTATTGCTACAGAAGACGACCCTTTATCAACCTTTGCTATTGATGTGGATACAGGCTCGTATTCACTAGTTCGTCAATACATTGAACAAGGCTCATTACCACCGAAGGAAGCTGTACGTGTTGAAGAGTTTGTGAACTATTTTCCTATAGACATACAATCAACAAATGATGATACCTTTACAACTTTAATAGATTCTATTTCTTCACCATTTGGTGAGAACTATGATCTCGTCCGCATGACCGTTAAAGGGAAAGACATACCGATAGAAAGCCGAAAGCCTGCTAATTTAATATTCGTCGTAGATGTGTCTGGTTCCATGCAGGAAGGCAACAGACTTGAGCTTGTTAAAAAAAGCCTTCGCTTATTAACAAGTCAATTACAAGAAGGCGACACAATTGGTCTCGTAACATATGGATCATCAGCCCAAATCGAGTTTCCACCCACAACCGTGACAGAAAAAGATGAGATTTTCTCAGCGATAGACTCGTTACACCCTGGAGGATCTACTTACGCAGAAGAAGGCTTACAGCTTGGCTACAGTCTAGCTCGTGAATATCTTATTGATGGTGGCATTAATCGTGTCATACTTTGCTCAGATGGTGTTGCCAATGTCGGAAAAACAAGTGCTGATGGTATTTTAAAGACAGTGGCCCAATATGCTGAGGAGGATATTACACTTAGTGCTTTTGGCTTTGGCATGGGCAATTACAACGATGTATTAATGGAACAACTCGCTGATAAAGGTAACGGGAATTATGCCTACATTGATTCCTTCTCCGAAGCTAGACGTATTTTTACAGAAGCATTGACAGGAACACTTCAGACCATTGCCAATGATGTTAAAATTCAGGTTGAGTTTAACCCTGCCTTCGTGGATAGATATCGATTACTTGGCTATGAAAATCGTGATGTGCGAGATGAAGATTTCCGAAATGATGAGGCAGATGGTGGAGAAGTAGGCGCTGGTCATACCGTGACAGCTTTGTATGAGGTTCGAGTCAAACAACCTACTGAGGGACCTATCGGCACAATGCATATCCGCTGGAATCATGTAGAAGACAATGATGTAGAAGAACGCTCCCTACCCATTGAATTAAAACAACATAAGACTGATGAAACCTTGTTTCTCGCTGCTGTCGCTGAATTTGCCGAAATAATGCGTGACAGCTATTGGGCGAAAGAAAGTAGTTTAAAGGATGTTCTTGCATTATTAGAGACAGTAAACCTAGATGATGAGGAAAAGTTGAAGTTTGTTGGATTAGTTAAAAACACGATTGCCATTGAAGAAAGCTTATATCAATAA
- the gntK gene encoding gluconokinase — MQGTYYLGVDIGTTSTKAVLFSQSGKVVSSHYCEYPLLTPTPLIAEQDPNLIFNAVIKAIKAAICKSAVKKEQLAFISFSSAMHSVMAVNKDGQPLTNSITWADSRSAPWSEKIKTEMNGHDIYRRTGTPIHPMSPLSKITWLRYEQPDIFECTYKFISIKEFVFYKLFNKFVVDYSIASATGMFNLNSLDWDDEALRIAGITKKQLSDIVSTTYSLTGMKREYANYMDFLSTTPFIIGASDGVLSNVGMNAIDKGVVAMTIGTSGAIRAVVDEPITDPEGRFFCYALTDKHWVIGGPVNNGGIILRWVREQFANAEVEKAVCSTNQDPYDVLSDLALQIAPGSDGLLFLPYLSGERAPLWDANARGTFFGLGLHHNKEHMIRAVFEGVVLNLYHVRNTLQAYIGTPTKLLATGGFARSKLWRQMVADIFNQEVQVPESFESSCLGAVILGMYAVGDIPSLKEASAFIGTTNSHIPIDEHVKVYQELIPIYINVSAQLQDQYEQIASFQQKWIQ; from the coding sequence TTGCAAGGTACGTATTATTTAGGGGTGGACATTGGCACAACAAGTACAAAAGCGGTTTTATTCTCTCAGTCTGGGAAGGTTGTGAGTAGCCATTATTGTGAGTATCCTTTACTTACTCCTACTCCATTAATAGCGGAACAAGACCCAAATCTCATTTTTAATGCTGTTATTAAAGCTATAAAAGCAGCTATTTGTAAGAGTGCAGTAAAAAAAGAACAACTAGCATTTATATCCTTTAGCTCAGCGATGCACAGTGTGATGGCTGTTAATAAAGATGGACAACCATTGACAAACTCTATAACGTGGGCAGATAGCAGGAGTGCACCGTGGTCTGAAAAAATAAAAACGGAAATGAACGGTCATGATATTTATCGTCGTACAGGTACGCCAATACATCCAATGTCTCCATTGTCCAAAATTACTTGGTTACGTTACGAACAGCCTGACATTTTTGAGTGTACATACAAATTTATATCTATTAAAGAATTTGTATTTTATAAGTTGTTTAATAAGTTTGTAGTTGATTATTCAATTGCGTCTGCGACAGGAATGTTCAATCTTAATAGTTTGGATTGGGATGATGAGGCTTTAAGAATAGCTGGGATAACGAAGAAGCAGCTTTCGGATATTGTATCTACTACATATAGTTTGACAGGTATGAAACGGGAGTATGCAAATTACATGGATTTTCTTTCTACAACACCCTTTATCATTGGTGCAAGCGACGGAGTTTTATCGAATGTTGGAATGAATGCTATTGATAAAGGTGTCGTGGCCATGACGATAGGAACGAGCGGCGCAATCCGAGCAGTAGTAGATGAGCCGATAACTGATCCGGAGGGGCGTTTTTTTTGCTATGCATTAACCGACAAGCATTGGGTAATTGGTGGGCCAGTTAATAATGGAGGAATCATACTCCGCTGGGTACGTGAACAATTCGCTAATGCAGAAGTGGAGAAGGCGGTTTGTTCTACTAACCAGGACCCTTATGATGTATTAAGCGATTTGGCATTACAAATTGCACCTGGTTCAGATGGACTATTATTTTTACCATACTTATCTGGTGAACGCGCGCCTTTATGGGATGCAAATGCAAGAGGCACCTTTTTTGGCCTAGGCTTACATCATAACAAAGAGCATATGATTCGTGCTGTTTTCGAAGGGGTCGTTCTAAATTTATACCATGTTAGGAACACATTGCAGGCTTATATCGGTACTCCAACAAAGCTGCTGGCAACAGGGGGCTTTGCTCGGTCCAAATTATGGCGTCAAATGGTAGCGGATATTTTTAATCAAGAGGTACAAGTACCAGAAAGCTTTGAAAGCTCTTGTCTAGGTGCTGTAATCCTCGGTATGTATGCGGTAGGAGACATTCCTTCACTGAAAGAAGCGTCAGCCTTTATTGGCACAACTAATAGTCATATCCCCATTGACGAACATGTAAAAGTATATCAAGAGCTTATTCCAATCTATATAAATGTTTCTGCACAATTACAAGATCAATATGAACAGATTGCAAGCTTTCAGCAAAAATGGATTCAATAG
- a CDS encoding Ger(x)C family spore germination protein: MIYKLLFLLMSCLVLTGCWDKVELNDITLATGIAIEKGEKAKYKLTVESLNSPELTKDATGNTPATTFSVEGNSVSELADKMNVGLTRRLIYSHTRLLVIDEALASEGLLSFLDFLERSGEFRNDFNIMIVKDAKASDVLKVTYPFQKSPSLKIHTQADTMLHEWGGDPKVRLTDFIEAIISDGKEPIAAAITIQGDPKKGQSIENNQKLDLDALVVFYGSAVFHNDTFVGYLNLEDTRNYLWTQDLYHTSLSVPCNKSKENPLFIDVRVLHSSSRQEVEYKHERPYIKVRIVSEARLQGVQCGDDITKIDTIKKYERFTEDYIKSEIARTIRKVQEEYGVDIFGFGETMNRQHYDEFQKVKETWNEEFKRAEIEVEVDMYLRRSGIRNRSFITDLNELKEKQQEDE; this comes from the coding sequence ATGATTTACAAGCTGTTGTTTCTGCTCATGAGTTGTCTAGTTTTAACAGGCTGCTGGGATAAAGTTGAGCTTAACGATATCACACTTGCTACAGGGATTGCCATAGAAAAAGGGGAGAAAGCAAAATACAAGCTCACGGTCGAATCACTCAATAGCCCTGAGTTAACAAAGGATGCTACTGGGAATACACCAGCTACAACATTTTCTGTAGAAGGAAACTCAGTAAGTGAATTAGCAGATAAAATGAACGTAGGATTAACTCGCAGGCTGATCTACTCTCATACCCGTTTATTAGTGATTGATGAAGCGTTGGCGTCTGAGGGATTGTTAAGCTTTCTTGATTTTCTTGAACGAAGCGGCGAATTTCGAAACGATTTCAATATTATGATTGTTAAAGATGCAAAAGCATCTGATGTTTTAAAAGTCACGTATCCCTTTCAAAAGAGCCCTAGCTTAAAAATACACACGCAGGCTGACACGATGTTACATGAATGGGGTGGTGATCCCAAAGTTCGATTGACAGACTTTATTGAAGCTATCATTTCAGATGGTAAGGAGCCTATCGCAGCAGCAATAACCATTCAAGGAGACCCTAAAAAAGGGCAATCTATCGAAAACAACCAAAAGCTTGACCTAGATGCATTAGTCGTGTTTTATGGATCAGCCGTATTTCATAATGATACATTTGTTGGGTATCTGAATCTGGAAGACACAAGAAATTACTTATGGACACAGGATTTATATCATACATCTTTATCTGTACCGTGCAACAAATCTAAGGAGAATCCGCTTTTTATTGATGTACGTGTATTACATTCTTCTTCAAGACAAGAGGTTGAATATAAGCATGAACGACCTTATATAAAAGTAAGAATTGTTAGCGAGGCTAGACTTCAAGGCGTGCAGTGTGGTGATGATATTACCAAAATCGATACTATAAAAAAATATGAACGTTTCACTGAAGATTATATAAAATCAGAAATTGCACGTACGATTAGAAAAGTGCAAGAAGAATATGGGGTTGATATTTTCGGCTTTGGAGAGACGATGAATCGGCAACACTACGATGAGTTTCAAAAGGTAAAGGAAACTTGGAATGAAGAATTTAAACGCGCTGAAATTGAAGTCGAAGTAGATATGTACTTACGCCGTTCAGGTATACGTAATAGAAGTTTTATTACAGACTTAAATGAGCTAAAAGAAAAGCAGCAAGAAGACGAGTGA
- a CDS encoding DUF6944 family repetitive protein, which produces MCNKQKATWGAWIQAVGTTLSAIGSTPSLNIDAKILQDLDLVGNVLQATGDALQADSEQGLERIGNEVQAIGNSIIVGSYILNVRKQTKLKLTIQGDLLQALGSSLVIVDELREDRSVDTLLNIEGNLLQVVGNTLQAIAAKLKLKNKDGDNLNAIGSWIQAIGAILSALSQNK; this is translated from the coding sequence ATGTGTAATAAGCAAAAAGCAACATGGGGGGCATGGATACAGGCAGTAGGGACTACTCTCTCGGCCATTGGTAGTACGCCATCATTAAACATTGATGCAAAGATACTTCAAGACTTAGACTTAGTGGGGAATGTACTACAAGCGACAGGAGATGCATTACAAGCTGATAGTGAACAAGGCCTTGAAAGAATCGGAAATGAAGTCCAGGCAATAGGGAACTCTATCATAGTAGGATCCTATATTTTAAATGTTAGGAAACAGACCAAATTAAAACTCACTATTCAAGGGGACTTACTTCAAGCGTTGGGTAGCTCATTAGTAATTGTAGATGAACTACGTGAAGATCGGTCTGTAGATACATTATTAAATATTGAGGGGAATCTACTTCAAGTTGTTGGTAATACTTTGCAGGCTATAGCAGCAAAGCTTAAATTGAAAAATAAAGATGGAGACAATCTTAATGCCATTGGTAGCTGGATTCAAGCTATTGGTGCAATACTGAGTGCTTTATCGCAGAACAAATGA